Proteins encoded by one window of Misgurnus anguillicaudatus chromosome 4, ASM2758022v2, whole genome shotgun sequence:
- the LOC129429157 gene encoding LINE-1 retrotransposable element ORF1 protein, whose product MKSAADKRKEKEMSRASRVSENVNLHSYSSPGDILLSTPFPESPGKPPSKKGKAEDDAVISTLSQLINYRSDALEKMVGDNALKIEGLKKTVDFVCAELNDIKGKVGHVETRLNAEEKKMEICETRIADLERYSRRWNLRLHGVPEKENENTRSESIRICLATFPEESKSLPDKIDTVHRIGKRLPNMSKPRAIIIQFSSRVMRDGVWRAAKSSEFLRANGFRFTEDLTTYDRERRRLLWPAVEKARKEGKRAHFVGHRAFIEGSEINPIIPLCCQ is encoded by the exons ATGAAATCTGCCGCAGACAaaaggaaagaaaaagaaatgtcGCGAGCTTCACGTGTGTCCGAAAATGTGAACCTCCACAGTTATTCGTCTCCCGGGGATATCCTCTTATCTACTCCGTTTCCTGAGAGCCCAGGTAAGCCCCCTTCTAAGAAAGGGAAAGCAGAAGACGACGCCGTGATTTCCACTCTCTCACAGCTAATAAATTATCGCTCGGATGCCCTGGAGAAAATGGTGGGGGATAATGCGCTTAAAATTGAAGGGCTAAAAAAGACGGTGGATTTTGTTTGTGCTGAGTTGAATGATATTAAGGGGAAAGTCGGCCACGTCGAAACCAGACTAAATGCTGAAGAAAAGAAGATGGAGATCTGCGAAACAAGAATTGCTGACTTGGAGAGATACTCTCGCCGATGGAATCTGCGTTTACATGGAGTACCTGAAAAGGAAAATGAAAACACCAGATCCGAGTCTATTCGCATTTGTCTGGCCACCTTTCCAGAGGAGAGCAAATCTCTTCCAGATAAAATTGACACTGTCCACCGCATTGGGAAAAGACTTCCGAATATGTCAAAACCGCGCGCGATCATTATTCAGTTTTCCTCACGTGTGATGAGAGATGGTGTGTGGAGGGCGGCAAAATCGTCAGAGTTCCTGCGGGCGAACGGTTTTCGTTTTACTGAGGATCTCACTACCTATGACCGAGAAAGGAGGCGATTGCTGTGGCCGGCCGTCGAAAAAGCCCGCAAGGAGGGGAAAAGGGCGCACTTTGTCGGACATCGTGCATTCATCGAGGGCTCTGAAATTAACCCTAT AATCCCACTCTGTTGCCAGTGA